The following proteins come from a genomic window of Macrobrachium rosenbergii isolate ZJJX-2024 chromosome 37, ASM4041242v1, whole genome shotgun sequence:
- the LOC136825394 gene encoding uncharacterized protein, with product MAKTEVLSSGHTHTQASASTTVPVDRNNNTNEENNNNNNNNNNDSAGKPHLHAIGSPLKVPNGKYQLRPRSLQARRFCDDWSFHDSLRDKPRQQPLSRYRRKTANARERYRMRQINTAFESLRGVLPSWVCSRKAASDLTKITTLRLASAYIRALQDILEGNASEESCPWVFSSILNDGGSGKGRKSGGGKGNPGEDIGSEDLLKKSPLTLSSQTASPDADFVSLLCGGNETDATGLDDSFDSFSHLSPMGDSDPVTLLLLGSDSSSRCWGSEGQQVPLVT from the coding sequence ATGGCGAAGACGGAAGTTCTGTCAAGTGGACACACCCATACCCAAGCGAGTGCGTCTACGACGGTGCCAGTGGACAGGAATAACAACACGAAcgaagaaaacaacaacaacaacaacaacaacaacaatgacagtGCCGGAAAACCTCACCTCCACGCCATCGGCTCCCCCTTGAAGGTGCCGAACGGCAAGTACCAGCTGCGACCGCGGTCGCTCCAAGCCCGACGATTTTGCGACGACTGGAGCTTCCACGACTCCCTGAGGGACAAACCCCGTCAGCAGCCGCTGTCCCGCTACCGCCGGAAGACCGCCAACGCCCGCGAGAGGTACCGCATGCGCCAGATCAACACGGCCTTCGAGAGCCTCCGGGGCGTCCTGCCCTCCTGGGTATGCAGTCGCAAAGCCGCCTCCGACCTCACGAAGATCACGACCCTGCGGCTGGCTTCGGCCTACATCCGCGCCCTTCAGGACATCCTCGAAGGGAACGCGTCTGAGGAATCGTGCCCCTGGGTCTTCTCGTCCATCCTGAACGACGGCGGCTCCGGTAAGGGACGCAAGTCCGGCGGCGGCAAAGGGAATCCTGGCGAAGACATCGGCTCCGAAGACCTCCTCAAGAAGTCGCCTCTGACTCTGAGCTCCCAGACGGCGTCTCCTGACGCGGATTTCGTGTCGCTCCTTTGCGGGGGGAATGAGACAGATGCGACAGGTCTCGACGACAGCTTCGACTCCTTTTCTCACCTGTCGCCCATGGGCGACAGCGATCCCGTGACACTGCTGTTATTGGGATCCGATTCGTCCTCGCGCTGCTGGGGCAGCGAAGGTCAACAGGTGCCGCTCGTCACGTGA